Proteins found in one Chaetodon auriga isolate fChaAug3 chromosome 12, fChaAug3.hap1, whole genome shotgun sequence genomic segment:
- the LOC143329197 gene encoding zinc finger protein 521-like isoform X5 has product MKTHASNKPHKCPVCRRGFLSSSSLHGHMQVHERGKDGSSSSLSRADEWKLKETRKCSRCEEGFDVPEDLQRHIAECHPECSPSEDGGLGATLQCIYCHEPFSDEGTLLTHIDQAHSRDRKGHTCAICSEHFLSVEDLYAHMDIHQLPESSNHSNSPSLLTVGYTSVSSTTPDSNLSVDSSTMVETAPPVPKTRGRRKRAAQNTSDIGGRSSKQPKVSYSCIYCNKQVFSSLAVLQIHLRTMHLDKPEQAHTCQFCLEVLPSLLNLNEHLKQVHNAEDHAALLASLPDALLQCNFCPEVLSDLNALQEHIRCSHGFPSPVAKESNAFFCPQCFMGFLTEATLEEHVRQTHCDGGSLRFDSPLAVTPKESIVEVYSCSYCTNSPIFNSVLKLNKHIKENHKNIPLALNYINNGKKSLRTLSPSSPISVEQTAMLKQGSSRNASEFICNQCGAKYTNLDLFQTHLKTHLDGLQPQLTCPQCNKEFPNQESLLKHVTIHFTITSTYYICESCDKQFTSVDDLQKHLLDMHTFVFFRCTLCQEVFDSKVSTQLHLAVKHSNEKKVYRCTSCNWDFRHETDLQLHVKHSHLENQGRAHRCIFCGESFGTEVELQCHITTHSKKYNCRFCSKAFHAIVLLEKHLREKHCVFDGKAQNCGANGSTVSVGESQPKEDAELQGLLTNSHGPGAAGGSVVESHNSHDGSEEEVDTAEPMYGCDICGASYTMESLLTNHQLRDHNIRPGESAMIKRKAEMIKGNHKCNVCSRTFFSEAGLREHMQTHLGPVKHYMCPICGERFPSLLTLTEHKVTHSKSLDTGSCRICKMPLQSEEDFLEHCQMHPDLRNSLTGFRCVVCMQTVTSTLELKIHGTFHMQKTGTMSANQPMGRSNVNCQNQQQQHIQKTFKCASCLKDFRSRQDLVKLDINGLPYGLCASCVTAAGSKSSSPTVNGGRQQQQQGGATTPATTTAPWVQGESLSPGDGKGKAVSSSSSSSSTSSSSAAKTRCSSCNVKFESEAELQNHVQTVHREQAGDSNSGQLKTPQVSPMPRASPSQTEEKKTYQCIKCQMVFYSEWDIQVHVANHMLEEGLNHECKLCSQSFDSPAKLQCHLIEHSFEGMGGTFKCPVCFTVFVHANKLQQHIFSAHGQEDKIYDCSQCPQKFFFQTELQNHTLTQHSS; this is encoded by the exons atgAAAACTCACGCCTCTAACAAACCCCACAAGTGCCCTGTGTGCCGTCGAGGCTTCCTTTCCTCCAGTTCCCTCCACGGCCACATGCAAGTACACGAACGGGGCAAAGATGGCAGCAGCTCAAGCCTTTCTAGAGCTGATGAATGGAAACTGAAAGAAACACGCAAATGCAGCCGTTGTGAGGAGGGCTTTGATGTCCCTGAAGACCTCCAGAGGCATATTGCAGAGTGCCACCCTGAGTGCTCACCGTCTGAGGATGGAGGTCTGGGTGCCACGCTGCAGTGCATCTACTGCCATGAGCCCTTCAGTGATGAGGGCACCCTGCTGACTCACATTGACCAGGCCCACAGCCGAGACAGGAAGGGCCACACCTGTGCTATCTGCTCTGAGCACTTTCTGTCTGTTGAGGACCTCTATGCTCACATGGACATTCACCAGCTACCCGAATCTAGTAACCACAGCAACAGCCCTTCCTTGCTCACTGTGGGCTACACCTCTGTCTCTAGCACCACTCCTGACTCCAACCTCTCTGTCGATAGCTCCACAATGGTGGAGACGGCACCACCTGTGCCCAAGACAagggggaggagaaagagggctGCTCAGAACACATCAGACATTGGAGGGCGTTCCTCTAAACAGCCTAAAGTCTCCTACAGTTGCATCTATTGCAACAAGCAAGTATTCTCCAGTTTGGCTGTGCTTCAAATTCACCTACGAACCATGCATCTGGACAAGCCAGAGCAGGCTCATACTTGCCAGTTTTGTTTGGAGGTTCTGCCCTCTTTACTAAATCTAAATGAGCATCTTAAGCAGGTCCACAATGCAGAAGACCATGCTGCCCTGTTAGCCAGCTTGCCTGATGCCCTCCTTCAGTGTAACTTCTGCCCTGAGGTATTGAGTGACCTCAACGCTCTCCAGGAACACATCCGCTGCTCCCATGGCTTTCCAAGTCCTGTGGCCAAGGAGAGCAATGCCTTCTTCTGCCCCCAGTGCTTCATGGGGTTCTTGACAGAGGCTACCTTGGAGGAGCATGTTCGCCAGACTCACTGTGATGGGGGAAGTCTGCGCTTTGACTCCCCCTTGGCTGTCACTCCCAAGGAGTCTATAGTAGAAGTGTACTCCTGTTCATACTGCACCAATTCCCCCATATTCAACAGTGTTCTGAAGCTCAACAAGCACATCAAGGAGAATCACAAGAACATTCCACTGGCACTGAACTACATCAACAATGGAAAGAAATCCCTGCGCACTCTCAGCCCCTCTTCTCCAATATCTGTGGAACAGACTGCCATGCTGAAACAAGGCAGCTCACGCAATGCCAGTGAGTTCATATGTAACCAGTGTGGAGCCAAGTATACCAACTTAGACCTTTTCCAGACTCACCTAAAAACTCATCTGGATGGTCTGCAGCCTCAACTCACCTGCccacagtgcaacaaagagtTTCCCAACCAAGAGTCCCTGCTGAAGCATGTGACAATTCACTTCACTATTACCTCCACGTATTACATCTGTGAGAGCTGTGACAAGCAGTTCACTTCAGTGGATGACCTGCAGAAGCATCTCCTTGACATGCATACCTTTGTGTTCTTTCGTTGCACTCTGTGTCAGGAAGTTTTTGACTCAAAGGTGTCTACCCAGCTCCACCTGGCTGTAAAACACAGCAATGAGAAAAAGGTGTATCGCTGCACCTCCTGCAACTGGGACTTCAGACATGAGACTGACCTACAGCTACATGTCAAACACAGCCACCTGGAAAACCAGGGCCGTGCCCACCGCTGCATTTTTTGTGGGGAGTCCTTTGGCACAGAGGTGGAGCTGCAATGCCACATCACCACCCACAGCAAGAAGTATAACTGTCGCTTCTGCAGTAAGGCTTTCCATGCCATCGTCCTTTTGGAGAAGCATTTGAGGGagaaacactgtgtgtttgatggaAAGGCACAGAACTGTGGTGCTAATGGCTCTACTGTAAGTGTTGGGGAGAGCCAGCCTAAAGAGGATGCTGAACTACAAGGTCTCCTAACTAACAGCCATGGCCCAGGGGCAGCAGGAGGATCTGTGGTGGAATCCCACAACAGCCATGATGGAAGTGAGGAAGAGGTGGACACTGCAGAGCCCATGTATGGGTGCGACATCTGTGGGGCATCTTACACCATGGAGTCACTCCTCACGAACCACCAATTGAGGGACCACAATATACGCCCTGGTGAGAGTGCCATGATTAAAAGGAAAGCTGAAATGATCAAGGGCAACCACAAGTGCAATGTTTGCTCCCGCACCTTCTTCTctgaggctgggctgagggagCATATGCAGACCCACCTTGGGCCTGTCAAACACTATATGTGTCCCATCTGTGGGGAGCGCTTCCCCTCCTTGCTCACCCTGACTGAGCACAAGGTCACCCATAGCAAGAGTCTGGACACAGGCAGCTGCCGCATTTGTAAGATGCCACTGCAGAGTGAAGAGGACTTCCTGGAGCATTGCCAGATGCATCCCGACCTGAGGAACTCCCTGACAGGTTTCCGCTGCGTGGTGTGCATGCAGACAGTCACCTCCACATTGGAGCTCAAGATCCATGGTACCTTCCACATGCAAAAGACAGGAACAATGTCTGCCAACCAACCAATGGGCCGCAGCAATGTTAACTGTCAGaaccagcagcaacaacatATCCAAAAAACTTTCAAGTGCGCCTCTTGTCTGAAAGATTTCCGGTCCAGACAAGACCTGGTGAAGCTGGACATCAATGGACTGCCTTATGGACTCTGTGCATCCTGTGTGACGGCAGCTGGCTCCAAGAGCTCCAGCCCAACAGTAAATGGAGGTaggcaacaacagcagcagggtggagcCACCACTCCAGCAACAACTACAGCCCCATGGGTGCAGGGGGAGAGTCTTAGCCCTGGAGATGGGAAAGGCAAAgctgtctcttcttcctcttcatcctcgtcCACATCCTCATCATCCGCTGCCAAGACACGTTGCTCCAGCTGTAATGTGAAGTTTGAGTCTGAAGCAGAGTTGCAAAACCATGTCCAGACAGTGCATCGGGAACAGGCTGGGGACAGCAACAGCGGGCAGCTCAAGACCCCTCAGGTGTCCCCCATGCCCAGAGCCAGTCCTTCACAAACTGAAGAG AAGAAGACATACCAGTGCATCAAATGTCAGATGGTGTTCTACAGTGAATGGGACATCCAAGTTCATGTGGCCAACCACATGCTGG
- the LOC143329197 gene encoding zinc finger protein 521-like isoform X2: MSRRKQAKPRSLKEDNVTEDQHSPGQTAIPSDPECALERAAEDGETGRLRKRLLSPEEGEEGEEEDEEPALHSCDSCRQVFESLSDLTEHKINQCQLTDGADLEDDPSCSWPASSPSSKDQTSPGHCEDYDFGEEEGGPGLPYPCQFCDKSFSRLSFLKRHEQSHGDKLPFSCTFCSRLFKHKRSRDRHVKLHTGDKKYHCGECDSAFSRSDHLKIHMKTHASNKPHKCPVCRRGFLSSSSLHGHMQVHERGKDGSSSSLSRADEWKLKETRKCSRCEEGFDVPEDLQRHIAECHPECSPSEDGGLGATLQCIYCHEPFSDEGTLLTHIDQAHSRDRKGHTCAICSEHFLSVEDLYAHMDIHQLPESSNHSNSPSLLTVGYTSVSSTTPDSNLSVDSSTMVETAPPVPKTRGRRKRAAQNTSDIGGRSSKQPKVSYSCIYCNKQVFSSLAVLQIHLRTMHLDKPEQAHTCQFCLEVLPSLLNLNEHLKQVHNAEDHAALLASLPDALLQCNFCPEVLSDLNALQEHIRCSHGFPSPVAKESNAFFCPQCFMGFLTEATLEEHVRQTHCDGGSLRFDSPLAVTPKESIVEVYSCSYCTNSPIFNSVLKLNKHIKENHKNIPLALNYINNGKKSLRTLSPSSPISVEQTAMLKQGSSRNASEFICNQCGAKYTNLDLFQTHLKTHLDGLQPQLTCPQCNKEFPNQESLLKHVTIHFTITSTYYICESCDKQFTSVDDLQKHLLDMHTFVFFRCTLCQEVFDSKVSTQLHLAVKHSNEKKVYRCTSCNWDFRHETDLQLHVKHSHLENQGRAHRCIFCGESFGTEVELQCHITTHSKKYNCRFCSKAFHAIVLLEKHLREKHCVFDGKAQNCGANGSTVSVGESQPKEDAELQGLLTNSHGPGAAGGSVVESHNSHDGSEEEVDTAEPMYGCDICGASYTMESLLTNHQLRDHNIRPGESAMIKRKAEMIKGNHKCNVCSRTFFSEAGLREHMQTHLGPVKHYMCPICGERFPSLLTLTEHKVTHSKSLDTGSCRICKMPLQSEEDFLEHCQMHPDLRNSLTGFRCVVCMQTVTSTLELKIHGTFHMQKTGTMSANQPMGRSNVNCQNQQQQHIQKTFKCASCLKDFRSRQDLVKLDINGLPYGLCASCVTAAGSKSSSPTVNGGRQQQQQGGATTPATTTAPWVQGESLSPGDGKGKAVSSSSSSSSTSSSSAAKTRCSSCNVKFESEAELQNHVQTVHREQAGDSNSGQLKTPQVSPMPRASPSQTEEKKTYQCIKCQMVFYSEWDIQVHVANHMLGSQVSGSHHQIEEGLNHECKLCSQSFDSPAKLQCHLIEHSFEGMGGTFKCPVCFTVFVHANKLQQHIFSAHGQEDKIYDCSQCPQKFFFQTELQNHTLTQHSS, from the exons AAGACAATGTGACAGAGGACCAGCACAGTCCTGGGCAGACTGCCATTCCAAGCG ATCCAGAGTGCGCCCTCGAGAGGGCGGCGGAGGATGGTGAGACCGGGCGTCTGAGGAAGAGGCTGCTCTCtccagaggaaggagaggagggagaggaggaggacgaggagccCGCGCTGCACAGCTGCGACAGCTGCCGGCAGGTGTTCGAGTCGCTGAGCGATCTCACCGAACACAAGATTAATCAATGCCAGCTGACAG ACGGTGCTGATCTTGAGGATGACCCGTCATGTTCTTGGCCAGCATCATCTCCCTCCAGTAAGGATCAGACTTCTCCAGGACACTGCGAGGACTATGATTttggcgaggaggaggggggtcctGGCCTGCCATACCCATGCCAGTTCTGTGACAAGTCCTTCAGCCGCTTAAGCTTCCTCAAGCGTCACGAACAGAGCCACGGCGATAAACTCCCTTTCAGCTGTACCTTTTGCAGCCGCCTGTTTAAGCACAAGCGCAGCCGAGATCGACACGTGAAGCTACACACTGGTGATAAGAAGTACCACTGTGGAGAGTGTGACTCTGCCTTCTCCCGCAGTGAtcacctcaaaatccacatgAAAACTCACGCCTCTAACAAACCCCACAAGTGCCCTGTGTGCCGTCGAGGCTTCCTTTCCTCCAGTTCCCTCCACGGCCACATGCAAGTACACGAACGGGGCAAAGATGGCAGCAGCTCAAGCCTTTCTAGAGCTGATGAATGGAAACTGAAAGAAACACGCAAATGCAGCCGTTGTGAGGAGGGCTTTGATGTCCCTGAAGACCTCCAGAGGCATATTGCAGAGTGCCACCCTGAGTGCTCACCGTCTGAGGATGGAGGTCTGGGTGCCACGCTGCAGTGCATCTACTGCCATGAGCCCTTCAGTGATGAGGGCACCCTGCTGACTCACATTGACCAGGCCCACAGCCGAGACAGGAAGGGCCACACCTGTGCTATCTGCTCTGAGCACTTTCTGTCTGTTGAGGACCTCTATGCTCACATGGACATTCACCAGCTACCCGAATCTAGTAACCACAGCAACAGCCCTTCCTTGCTCACTGTGGGCTACACCTCTGTCTCTAGCACCACTCCTGACTCCAACCTCTCTGTCGATAGCTCCACAATGGTGGAGACGGCACCACCTGTGCCCAAGACAagggggaggagaaagagggctGCTCAGAACACATCAGACATTGGAGGGCGTTCCTCTAAACAGCCTAAAGTCTCCTACAGTTGCATCTATTGCAACAAGCAAGTATTCTCCAGTTTGGCTGTGCTTCAAATTCACCTACGAACCATGCATCTGGACAAGCCAGAGCAGGCTCATACTTGCCAGTTTTGTTTGGAGGTTCTGCCCTCTTTACTAAATCTAAATGAGCATCTTAAGCAGGTCCACAATGCAGAAGACCATGCTGCCCTGTTAGCCAGCTTGCCTGATGCCCTCCTTCAGTGTAACTTCTGCCCTGAGGTATTGAGTGACCTCAACGCTCTCCAGGAACACATCCGCTGCTCCCATGGCTTTCCAAGTCCTGTGGCCAAGGAGAGCAATGCCTTCTTCTGCCCCCAGTGCTTCATGGGGTTCTTGACAGAGGCTACCTTGGAGGAGCATGTTCGCCAGACTCACTGTGATGGGGGAAGTCTGCGCTTTGACTCCCCCTTGGCTGTCACTCCCAAGGAGTCTATAGTAGAAGTGTACTCCTGTTCATACTGCACCAATTCCCCCATATTCAACAGTGTTCTGAAGCTCAACAAGCACATCAAGGAGAATCACAAGAACATTCCACTGGCACTGAACTACATCAACAATGGAAAGAAATCCCTGCGCACTCTCAGCCCCTCTTCTCCAATATCTGTGGAACAGACTGCCATGCTGAAACAAGGCAGCTCACGCAATGCCAGTGAGTTCATATGTAACCAGTGTGGAGCCAAGTATACCAACTTAGACCTTTTCCAGACTCACCTAAAAACTCATCTGGATGGTCTGCAGCCTCAACTCACCTGCccacagtgcaacaaagagtTTCCCAACCAAGAGTCCCTGCTGAAGCATGTGACAATTCACTTCACTATTACCTCCACGTATTACATCTGTGAGAGCTGTGACAAGCAGTTCACTTCAGTGGATGACCTGCAGAAGCATCTCCTTGACATGCATACCTTTGTGTTCTTTCGTTGCACTCTGTGTCAGGAAGTTTTTGACTCAAAGGTGTCTACCCAGCTCCACCTGGCTGTAAAACACAGCAATGAGAAAAAGGTGTATCGCTGCACCTCCTGCAACTGGGACTTCAGACATGAGACTGACCTACAGCTACATGTCAAACACAGCCACCTGGAAAACCAGGGCCGTGCCCACCGCTGCATTTTTTGTGGGGAGTCCTTTGGCACAGAGGTGGAGCTGCAATGCCACATCACCACCCACAGCAAGAAGTATAACTGTCGCTTCTGCAGTAAGGCTTTCCATGCCATCGTCCTTTTGGAGAAGCATTTGAGGGagaaacactgtgtgtttgatggaAAGGCACAGAACTGTGGTGCTAATGGCTCTACTGTAAGTGTTGGGGAGAGCCAGCCTAAAGAGGATGCTGAACTACAAGGTCTCCTAACTAACAGCCATGGCCCAGGGGCAGCAGGAGGATCTGTGGTGGAATCCCACAACAGCCATGATGGAAGTGAGGAAGAGGTGGACACTGCAGAGCCCATGTATGGGTGCGACATCTGTGGGGCATCTTACACCATGGAGTCACTCCTCACGAACCACCAATTGAGGGACCACAATATACGCCCTGGTGAGAGTGCCATGATTAAAAGGAAAGCTGAAATGATCAAGGGCAACCACAAGTGCAATGTTTGCTCCCGCACCTTCTTCTctgaggctgggctgagggagCATATGCAGACCCACCTTGGGCCTGTCAAACACTATATGTGTCCCATCTGTGGGGAGCGCTTCCCCTCCTTGCTCACCCTGACTGAGCACAAGGTCACCCATAGCAAGAGTCTGGACACAGGCAGCTGCCGCATTTGTAAGATGCCACTGCAGAGTGAAGAGGACTTCCTGGAGCATTGCCAGATGCATCCCGACCTGAGGAACTCCCTGACAGGTTTCCGCTGCGTGGTGTGCATGCAGACAGTCACCTCCACATTGGAGCTCAAGATCCATGGTACCTTCCACATGCAAAAGACAGGAACAATGTCTGCCAACCAACCAATGGGCCGCAGCAATGTTAACTGTCAGaaccagcagcaacaacatATCCAAAAAACTTTCAAGTGCGCCTCTTGTCTGAAAGATTTCCGGTCCAGACAAGACCTGGTGAAGCTGGACATCAATGGACTGCCTTATGGACTCTGTGCATCCTGTGTGACGGCAGCTGGCTCCAAGAGCTCCAGCCCAACAGTAAATGGAGGTaggcaacaacagcagcagggtggagcCACCACTCCAGCAACAACTACAGCCCCATGGGTGCAGGGGGAGAGTCTTAGCCCTGGAGATGGGAAAGGCAAAgctgtctcttcttcctcttcatcctcgtcCACATCCTCATCATCCGCTGCCAAGACACGTTGCTCCAGCTGTAATGTGAAGTTTGAGTCTGAAGCAGAGTTGCAAAACCATGTCCAGACAGTGCATCGGGAACAGGCTGGGGACAGCAACAGCGGGCAGCTCAAGACCCCTCAGGTGTCCCCCATGCCCAGAGCCAGTCCTTCACAAACTGAAGAG AAGAAGACATACCAGTGCATCAAATGTCAGATGGTGTTCTACAGTGAATGGGACATCCAAGTTCATGTGGCCAACCACATGCTGG GCTCACAAGTATCTGGATCACATCACCAAATAG
- the LOC143329197 gene encoding zinc finger protein 521-like isoform X3, whose protein sequence is MSRRKQAKPRSLKVEDNVTEDQHSPGQTAIPSDPECALERAAEDGETGRLRKRLLSPEEGEEGEEEDEEPALHSCDSCRQVFESLSDLTEHKINQCQLTDGADLEDDPSCSWPASSPSSKDQTSPGHCEDYDFGEEEGGPGLPYPCQFCDKSFSRLSFLKRHEQSHGDKLPFSCTFCSRLFKHKRSRDRHVKLHTGDKKYHCGECDSAFSRSDHLKIHMKTHASNKPHKCPVCRRGFLSSSSLHGHMQVHERGKDGSSSSLSRADEWKLKETRKCSRCEEGFDVPEDLQRHIAECHPECSPSEDGGLGATLQCIYCHEPFSDEGTLLTHIDQAHSRDRKGHTCAICSEHFLSVEDLYAHMDIHQLPESSNHSNSPSLLTVGYTSVSSTTPDSNLSVDSSTMVETAPPVPKTRGRRKRAAQNTSDIGGRSSKQPKVSYSCIYCNKQVFSSLAVLQIHLRTMHLDKPEQAHTCQFCLEVLPSLLNLNEHLKQVHNAEDHAALLASLPDALLQCNFCPEVLSDLNALQEHIRCSHGFPSPVAKESNAFFCPQCFMGFLTEATLEEHVRQTHCDGGSLRFDSPLAVTPKESIVEVYSCSYCTNSPIFNSVLKLNKHIKENHKNIPLALNYINNGKKSLRTLSPSSPISVEQTAMLKQGSSRNASEFICNQCGAKYTNLDLFQTHLKTHLDGLQPQLTCPQCNKEFPNQESLLKHVTIHFTITSTYYICESCDKQFTSVDDLQKHLLDMHTFVFFRCTLCQEVFDSKVSTQLHLAVKHSNEKKVYRCTSCNWDFRHETDLQLHVKHSHLENQGRAHRCIFCGESFGTEVELQCHITTHSKKYNCRFCSKAFHAIVLLEKHLREKHCVFDGKAQNCGANGSTVSVGESQPKEDAELQGLLTNSHGPGAAGGSVVESHNSHDGSEEEVDTAEPMYGCDICGASYTMESLLTNHQLRDHNIRPGESAMIKRKAEMIKGNHKCNVCSRTFFSEAGLREHMQTHLGPVKHYMCPICGERFPSLLTLTEHKVTHSKSLDTGSCRICKMPLQSEEDFLEHCQMHPDLRNSLTGFRCVVCMQTVTSTLELKIHGTFHMQKTGTMSANQPMGRSNVNCQNQQQQHIQKTFKCASCLKDFRSRQDLVKLDINGLPYGLCASCVTAAGSKSSSPTVNGGRQQQQQGGATTPATTTAPWVQGESLSPGDGKGKAVSSSSSSSSTSSSSAAKTRCSSCNVKFESEAELQNHVQTVHREQAGDSNSGQLKTPQVSPMPRASPSQTEEKKTYQCIKCQMVFYSEWDIQVHVANHMLEEGLNHECKLCSQSFDSPAKLQCHLIEHSFEGMGGTFKCPVCFTVFVHANKLQQHIFSAHGQEDKIYDCSQCPQKFFFQTELQNHTLTQHSS, encoded by the exons TAGAAGACAATGTGACAGAGGACCAGCACAGTCCTGGGCAGACTGCCATTCCAAGCG ATCCAGAGTGCGCCCTCGAGAGGGCGGCGGAGGATGGTGAGACCGGGCGTCTGAGGAAGAGGCTGCTCTCtccagaggaaggagaggagggagaggaggaggacgaggagccCGCGCTGCACAGCTGCGACAGCTGCCGGCAGGTGTTCGAGTCGCTGAGCGATCTCACCGAACACAAGATTAATCAATGCCAGCTGACAG ACGGTGCTGATCTTGAGGATGACCCGTCATGTTCTTGGCCAGCATCATCTCCCTCCAGTAAGGATCAGACTTCTCCAGGACACTGCGAGGACTATGATTttggcgaggaggaggggggtcctGGCCTGCCATACCCATGCCAGTTCTGTGACAAGTCCTTCAGCCGCTTAAGCTTCCTCAAGCGTCACGAACAGAGCCACGGCGATAAACTCCCTTTCAGCTGTACCTTTTGCAGCCGCCTGTTTAAGCACAAGCGCAGCCGAGATCGACACGTGAAGCTACACACTGGTGATAAGAAGTACCACTGTGGAGAGTGTGACTCTGCCTTCTCCCGCAGTGAtcacctcaaaatccacatgAAAACTCACGCCTCTAACAAACCCCACAAGTGCCCTGTGTGCCGTCGAGGCTTCCTTTCCTCCAGTTCCCTCCACGGCCACATGCAAGTACACGAACGGGGCAAAGATGGCAGCAGCTCAAGCCTTTCTAGAGCTGATGAATGGAAACTGAAAGAAACACGCAAATGCAGCCGTTGTGAGGAGGGCTTTGATGTCCCTGAAGACCTCCAGAGGCATATTGCAGAGTGCCACCCTGAGTGCTCACCGTCTGAGGATGGAGGTCTGGGTGCCACGCTGCAGTGCATCTACTGCCATGAGCCCTTCAGTGATGAGGGCACCCTGCTGACTCACATTGACCAGGCCCACAGCCGAGACAGGAAGGGCCACACCTGTGCTATCTGCTCTGAGCACTTTCTGTCTGTTGAGGACCTCTATGCTCACATGGACATTCACCAGCTACCCGAATCTAGTAACCACAGCAACAGCCCTTCCTTGCTCACTGTGGGCTACACCTCTGTCTCTAGCACCACTCCTGACTCCAACCTCTCTGTCGATAGCTCCACAATGGTGGAGACGGCACCACCTGTGCCCAAGACAagggggaggagaaagagggctGCTCAGAACACATCAGACATTGGAGGGCGTTCCTCTAAACAGCCTAAAGTCTCCTACAGTTGCATCTATTGCAACAAGCAAGTATTCTCCAGTTTGGCTGTGCTTCAAATTCACCTACGAACCATGCATCTGGACAAGCCAGAGCAGGCTCATACTTGCCAGTTTTGTTTGGAGGTTCTGCCCTCTTTACTAAATCTAAATGAGCATCTTAAGCAGGTCCACAATGCAGAAGACCATGCTGCCCTGTTAGCCAGCTTGCCTGATGCCCTCCTTCAGTGTAACTTCTGCCCTGAGGTATTGAGTGACCTCAACGCTCTCCAGGAACACATCCGCTGCTCCCATGGCTTTCCAAGTCCTGTGGCCAAGGAGAGCAATGCCTTCTTCTGCCCCCAGTGCTTCATGGGGTTCTTGACAGAGGCTACCTTGGAGGAGCATGTTCGCCAGACTCACTGTGATGGGGGAAGTCTGCGCTTTGACTCCCCCTTGGCTGTCACTCCCAAGGAGTCTATAGTAGAAGTGTACTCCTGTTCATACTGCACCAATTCCCCCATATTCAACAGTGTTCTGAAGCTCAACAAGCACATCAAGGAGAATCACAAGAACATTCCACTGGCACTGAACTACATCAACAATGGAAAGAAATCCCTGCGCACTCTCAGCCCCTCTTCTCCAATATCTGTGGAACAGACTGCCATGCTGAAACAAGGCAGCTCACGCAATGCCAGTGAGTTCATATGTAACCAGTGTGGAGCCAAGTATACCAACTTAGACCTTTTCCAGACTCACCTAAAAACTCATCTGGATGGTCTGCAGCCTCAACTCACCTGCccacagtgcaacaaagagtTTCCCAACCAAGAGTCCCTGCTGAAGCATGTGACAATTCACTTCACTATTACCTCCACGTATTACATCTGTGAGAGCTGTGACAAGCAGTTCACTTCAGTGGATGACCTGCAGAAGCATCTCCTTGACATGCATACCTTTGTGTTCTTTCGTTGCACTCTGTGTCAGGAAGTTTTTGACTCAAAGGTGTCTACCCAGCTCCACCTGGCTGTAAAACACAGCAATGAGAAAAAGGTGTATCGCTGCACCTCCTGCAACTGGGACTTCAGACATGAGACTGACCTACAGCTACATGTCAAACACAGCCACCTGGAAAACCAGGGCCGTGCCCACCGCTGCATTTTTTGTGGGGAGTCCTTTGGCACAGAGGTGGAGCTGCAATGCCACATCACCACCCACAGCAAGAAGTATAACTGTCGCTTCTGCAGTAAGGCTTTCCATGCCATCGTCCTTTTGGAGAAGCATTTGAGGGagaaacactgtgtgtttgatggaAAGGCACAGAACTGTGGTGCTAATGGCTCTACTGTAAGTGTTGGGGAGAGCCAGCCTAAAGAGGATGCTGAACTACAAGGTCTCCTAACTAACAGCCATGGCCCAGGGGCAGCAGGAGGATCTGTGGTGGAATCCCACAACAGCCATGATGGAAGTGAGGAAGAGGTGGACACTGCAGAGCCCATGTATGGGTGCGACATCTGTGGGGCATCTTACACCATGGAGTCACTCCTCACGAACCACCAATTGAGGGACCACAATATACGCCCTGGTGAGAGTGCCATGATTAAAAGGAAAGCTGAAATGATCAAGGGCAACCACAAGTGCAATGTTTGCTCCCGCACCTTCTTCTctgaggctgggctgagggagCATATGCAGACCCACCTTGGGCCTGTCAAACACTATATGTGTCCCATCTGTGGGGAGCGCTTCCCCTCCTTGCTCACCCTGACTGAGCACAAGGTCACCCATAGCAAGAGTCTGGACACAGGCAGCTGCCGCATTTGTAAGATGCCACTGCAGAGTGAAGAGGACTTCCTGGAGCATTGCCAGATGCATCCCGACCTGAGGAACTCCCTGACAGGTTTCCGCTGCGTGGTGTGCATGCAGACAGTCACCTCCACATTGGAGCTCAAGATCCATGGTACCTTCCACATGCAAAAGACAGGAACAATGTCTGCCAACCAACCAATGGGCCGCAGCAATGTTAACTGTCAGaaccagcagcaacaacatATCCAAAAAACTTTCAAGTGCGCCTCTTGTCTGAAAGATTTCCGGTCCAGACAAGACCTGGTGAAGCTGGACATCAATGGACTGCCTTATGGACTCTGTGCATCCTGTGTGACGGCAGCTGGCTCCAAGAGCTCCAGCCCAACAGTAAATGGAGGTaggcaacaacagcagcagggtggagcCACCACTCCAGCAACAACTACAGCCCCATGGGTGCAGGGGGAGAGTCTTAGCCCTGGAGATGGGAAAGGCAAAgctgtctcttcttcctcttcatcctcgtcCACATCCTCATCATCCGCTGCCAAGACACGTTGCTCCAGCTGTAATGTGAAGTTTGAGTCTGAAGCAGAGTTGCAAAACCATGTCCAGACAGTGCATCGGGAACAGGCTGGGGACAGCAACAGCGGGCAGCTCAAGACCCCTCAGGTGTCCCCCATGCCCAGAGCCAGTCCTTCACAAACTGAAGAG AAGAAGACATACCAGTGCATCAAATGTCAGATGGTGTTCTACAGTGAATGGGACATCCAAGTTCATGTGGCCAACCACATGCTGG